In the Topomyia yanbarensis strain Yona2022 chromosome 3, ASM3024719v1, whole genome shotgun sequence genome, one interval contains:
- the LOC131692238 gene encoding uncharacterized protein LOC131692238, whose amino-acid sequence MIIGHQCTLRHHSATHLAPVLPGTSRWVKLKRYVRTLMLVDQKHPETKNYLKSYAQICNENKRQVAGCPYVIHPFSRFRKHWDLVVFLALTMHLLILVFDFTFLIFNSVSSYESAIIFDLFLCGVLAVEIGLKFITGFVVEGTNEIVLEPKRIALNYLKYCRMIYDMVAALPLILALDYFNRSFYTYHTDGYLIFVLFLYAANIFRFLDIFRYFQTLPRSFRVSEKKMLIMKVVMHTFYVLHWSSCLRYILPQLAIVVEPNPNDFLSLGNPLFRTDNFSVGHFLVDVYWRHYRDMDSKRYPVPGHRIIIEPPTFQQYVRFYYFNRPVDDRVYDRSFVIMKLDAVRKNSTILDKYLASMMSTVKLSLHAGRDECAGLHFVNNLLSTFVLLGGWIWFTYIMLIMIRTIISAEISQTRYEEFVNEIKAFAFNTRLSDLVKWKMLRHFAFRFRKYYFNEHAIMKMMSDNLRRNIRMEICHNLLNNVELFHGLPQALMEDIVDKLKYEIYLEDDVIIKAGTLGDSLYMIASGTAAVYSRGGTELGHLIDGAHFGEISLLRKDQQRTATIVALEDCEVYRISFADFQNLIEPHSPLLLKMHKLADDKIVMEQKNRNSLSEEEAYDNFLQ is encoded by the exons ATGATAATCGGCCATCAATGCACTCTTCGCCATCATTCCGCAACGCACTTGGCCCCAGTACTGCCCGGAACATCGAGATGGGTCAAACTGAAGCGCTACGTCCGAACCTTGATGCTCGTGGACCAGAAGCATCCCGAAACGAAGAATTATCTCAAAAGCTACGCCCAGATATGCAACGAAAACAAACGCCAGGTAGCGGGTTGTCCGTATGTGATTCATCCGTTTAGCAGATTTCGGAAGCACTGGGACTTGGTTGTGTTCCTGGCGTTAACCATGCACCTGCTCATTTTGGTGTTTGACTTCACCTTTTTGATCTTCAATAGTGTCAGCTCTTACGAATCAGCTATCATATTTGATTTGTTCCTGTGCGGGGTTTTGGCAGTTGAAATCGGGTTGAAATTTATCACCGGATTTGTGGTGGAAGGAACGAACGAGATCGTGCTGGAACCGAAGCGAATTGCCTTAAATTACTTGAAGTACTGCAGAATGATCTATGACATGGTGGCCGCGTTGCCTTTAATTTTAGCACTGGATTACTTCAACCGCAGTTTCTACACGTACCACACCGACGGTTACTTGATATTTGTGCTGTTTTTGTATGCGGCAAATATTTTTAGATTCCTCGAcatttttcggtattttcag ACCTTGCCCAGATCGTTTCGAGTTAGCGAGAAAAAGATGCTGATTATGAAGGTGGTGATGCACACCTTCTACGTACTGCATTGGAGTTCCTGCTTGCGGTACATACTGCCTCAGTTGGCAATCGTCGTGGAACCCAATCCGAATGATTTTCTGTCACTTGGAAACCCATTATTTCGCACGGATAACTTCTCCGTTGGTCACTTTCTGGTGGATGTTTATTGGAGACACTATCGAGATATGGACAGCAAGCGTTATCCTGTACCGGGGCATCGAATAATAATCGAGCCACCAACCTTTCAGCAGTACGTGCGCTTTTACTATTTCAATCGTCCCGTCGATGATCGGGTTTACGATCGTAGCTTTGTGATTATGAAGCTGGATGCTGTTCGAAAGAATTCGACAATTTTAGATAAATATCTCGCCAGTATGATGTCCACCGTGAAACTCAGCCTACACGCAGGAAGAGACGAATGTGCAGGGCTGCATTTCGTCAATAACCTGTTGTCGACGTTTGTGCTACTCGGAGGGTGGATATGGTTTACGTACATTATGCTCATCATGATACGGACGATTATTTCAGCGGAAATTAGTCAAACACGGTATGAGGAATTCGTTAACGAGATCAAAGCATTTGCATTCAACACACGATTGAGCGATCTTGTAAAGTGGAAGATGCTACGACACTTTGCCTTCCGGTtcagaaaatattattttaatgaaCATGCAATAATGAAAATGATGTCCGACAATTTGCGAAGGAACATACGGATGGAAATTTGTCATAATCTTTTGAATAATGTAGAGCTGTTTCACGGGTTGCCACAAGCCTTGATGGAAGATATTGTGGATAAACTAAAGTACGAAATTTATTTAGAAGATGATGTAATTATAAAGGCCGGGACACTGGGTGACTCACTGTACATGATTGCGAGTGGTACTGCTGCCGTGTATTCCCGTGGAGGAACAGAATTGGGACATCTGATAGATGGTGCCCACTTTGGAGAAATTTCACTTCTTAGAAAAGATCAGCAAAGAACGGCTACCATTGTCGCACTGGAGGATTGTGAAGTGTACAGGATATCATTCGCGGACTTTCAGAATTTAATTGAACCTCATTCTCCATTGCTTCTAAAAATGCACAAATTAGCCGATGACAAGATAGTGATGGAGCAGAAAAACAGAAACAGTCTGTCTGAAGAAGAAGCTTACGACAATTTTCTGCAATAA